The following is a genomic window from Aphis gossypii isolate Hap1 chromosome X, ASM2018417v2, whole genome shotgun sequence.
GTCCTACGTATCAAtaggatttaattatttaactaaaatagaatttaataaacactgtactattttcattaatattacgagaatagttgatttttaaatctgtTCTATTACACAGTTTGCCTTTTTATTCCATGTAgctttaatcataaaaaatagtatttttatatgaatcgtAATTCTTTACATGAATCCtaaagatataattaaatctgTAGTATTTAATGCCTAGTTAATTGGTAAAAACAGAATAAATTCTGTTTTAAATGTGATCCTTCTTTAggatttataatgtaaataattgtaaatgtaaaatatttatgaggtGCTCATATACGTATTACAAATTCTATACGTATaagttaattgttaaaatttcattcattcaactataaaaaataatcttaatttattttttcactatttccaattcttttttatatataacaatttattgttaagatGAAATGAAcgttaatattcttttttcctACTTTAACTTATATTTGATAGGTTTCAATGATTTACTCTcttgtacaattttaacataataatcattgttaGTTTTCTCTTATGGTTACAATTGCTGCCATTACTGAGCTACAGGTGCTCTTTAACTTTGTAGTGTTGCACTATACATTCCATTCTATAATCCTAAAAttgtctattattaattaattctatcCTCTTTTAACATATCTAGACAAAATAGcatttaatactatactttaatagtataacaGAAGCAAATTtaccaacaataaattactatttccTCTCAAAAGAACAAAAACTGTTTGACTTAAAattgagaataatattaaaatttaattatttattattattatggctatagtctatgattaaaatacaataaaatgtgttcTACCATTCTAGGTGGTCTAATAATCaactaaaaagttaataaaaaaggaTAGTGTAATTTGTAGGTTAGCTATTAagcaattaaacaataatacatagtttaatTTACTAGGAAAAGTTGGTACTAATAGGccaaaattgtattgatatttcttaaatcataaataaactaCTTACAACAGTATACTATCTTTttagttaatacatattatatttttagttgataaatatttttaaacattttggaaATGATAGTCATTGggttactatattttactccaatgttaaatttatacaaaaataaatgattacttattacaaataatattataagtaatacaaaaatcaaaaaattaacttaattataaatacaaattataatagaaaaataagtgaaatttTACGATAAGGTTAAATTCATTATgtgtaagtttattttattaaaaaatatgtagaaattataattaattacaaaagagaaagtataaaatggcaggtataaaaatattttgaaaattaatttttaaattaacattgtaCCATAATACCttagttttttctaaaaattttggttttaaaattaattaaaatttaaaagcatgcaaatgaaatattaaactttatttgttCGACAGTCAATCACGTGTAGTTTTAATGATGAAGAATCCTTAAATGCAATTGGACTTATTAGATTGATGTTAGAATGCAtagatttaatatgattaagtgagtttctttttttgttattattatactacaccACTTGCATTCTACTATTTTTGAATTGAGTTTTCGATGTGTAACTTTTAAAGCAGATTGATGAAGTCTTTTATGTTGGCTCAAGGATTGTTTCGATTTgcagttattattacaataagaacattaaaatgatttcttTTATTCTGAGACATTGACTGGTTCACTGTTATAAACAGATTTATGTATCAATTTTTTAGTTGCTCTTTGGTTTTGTAGTGTATTACTTTCATAGAGTGAAATGTCATCAAATATTCCATCACTGTGTGATAGCATGTTTGCTTTaaagtttttcttaaatacaaaatttttattacactgaTTGCATaccatttgttttttatgttgtttgtaatgaatatttaattaaagacATGTAGTCaatgctatttttattttgattattcacTTTCTTCTTTTTAATGCCAATTGTCTCCTTTAATGCATCTGCATTCTATGTGTATCGTATTGCAAATGATCATTTAATGctgaaaaacttttaaatatttgcagaCAAAAATCACATTTATGGTACTTGGTAATATTTgagttgttataattattatcatgtttagCTAAATGTAGATTCAAATGAGCACTAAGAACAAATTGTGCTTCACAAATATCACATACATAAGGTTTACTTGTATGtgacaaatttttatgaatgctAAATTCTTCAAAATCATCAAAACAATCATAGCATTCAAAgcaaataaatctatttttttctaagcGATTAGAAAATGTAGTACTTTCAGTACTACGAGTATCTTCTGGCTCAATTTTTACATCAATTAAATCACTAGTGATTATTATCTGATTATTTAGGCCAATTCTGAAACAAAGTATCAAGAGAAAAGGTTAGACATTATCTAGACTCATTGTTGACAAcagtaatattcattaaaatacaaaaatgacaTTCTGATAACTGTAAAGAccgtacctaacctaaccgtaCTTTAATGCATCTGATACATAGAAAATGTgcagtaaaaatgttaaaaaattataaaatcaaaattttcattttaagtacttcaattatattttttataatattattatttattaattggcaTTAACTacatttgattaaaatgtattacttattatcaCATGCATTTCCTagtttttttctgtaaaattatgaatctgtatatatttataaaatacaagttaACTACAGCTGCTGTGGATAGGCTGTCAACAATGCCTGGATTTCTATGCAAATGCATATTCTTTTACAATTGACCTTTTGATTAAAGATGTTGACATTTCGTGGTCTGTAGagtttatagttaattgtttgttttgcatatttgaatgaaaatgcatactaattacatatttgatatttctatataattgcattaaagttgcattttttatgaatagttgataattttttttattttttgctaaaCAAGGCTAGAGTGATTTGATAATAAGAGTGTTGTCATAGAGCATGTCGTTCCTGATTGGTTATTAAGATTATCCGCCATAAGTaggctaatatttttttgatacaactgatattatatgagtactggttatattatttataattttataatgcattttaaactatttaaactgtaaattgtgatttaagtttcaaataggtattacatttatttgtttaagtgACTACATGCTCACACCTATGTaagtgtacctataaattatatttattcattgtttaaatacaatatgttatacCTAGCAGTCTGATGAGATActtactataactatatagtacaATTGAAAGTACCAATAATGTTTATcacttagttatttattattataatttatagtattgtaaaaatgCCTGGGTGTGCTGCTATTGGGTGCTCGAactcatacaaaaaaaagggtttcttatgaaatattttccaaaagaACCGGCTTAAAGGAAATTGTGGCTATCAAAAATGAAGAGAGATAATTGGATTCCAAATAATTACTCATGTCTTTGTGAAGTATGTggtggataaaatatttatctctattgcattaactttttattggattcagtttaaaattgtattacttgatattagatattttattgattaatttgtttttttttttattgtatattttatcataaacttTTAAGAACCTAAAAATCTGATAGTTACCcacttataattcattttagacTCATTTTAAGTCAGATATGTGGGAGAAAACACGAGAAGATGGTAGTTGCCGTCTTAAACACAATGCTGTTCCTaccttattttgttttacaaaagaGGTTAAGAAACAAAAACCACCAAAAAATAGGCAAATAACAAAACCTTGAGATCCCAAAAtagaagtaaataatattgatgctTCAGAGCCatcagataataatttaaattatgtacaagcTTTGTCTGAtggtattattcataataatttgtctaACAATGATCATGTATACAAGTCTATGGCTTTTAGaattaatcactataaaaaacaattaagatttatatccgataaattaaaaaaaaaaatgaaactaataAAAGTGCCAAGCTTTTGAATTctatatttaacaatgatcaaaCAGAAGCTTTGTCCAGAAAATCTACTAGATTCATGAAGTGGTCTAATCCTACTATTTGCAAAgcttttaagataaaatttagTTGTGGTAACAACGGTTATGAAGaagttttgaaacaaaaaattccCATTGTCTTCTCAAAGAATTTTAAGAACAAGATTCCAgatgttaaaatttgatagCGGTATACtaaatgatgtttttaaatttttagaaattaaagttCAGACGTTTCAAGATACACATGAAAAAgaatgtgttttaaaatagatgAAATGGCAATAACACCCTCAAATGTATTTGATGTGtctttcaataaaaatgtaggcGATATTACTTTGCCTAATCATGAAGGAACTGCAACAAATGTGTTAGTTTTCATGTTAGGGGGCATATCTACCAGATGGAAACAAActgttgcatattattttatgggaCCCACAGTTAGTAcagtttatagttatataataacagacttaattataaaatga
Proteins encoded in this region:
- the LOC126551673 gene encoding zinc finger protein 718-like, whose product is MTPSKRTNTHLDMEPYVTLTRLTNKDIKKYTGGIGLNNQIIITSDLIDVKIEPEDTRSTESTTFSNRLEKNRFICFECYDCFDDFEEFSIHKNLSHTSKPYVCDICEAQFVLSAHLNLHLAKHDNNYNNSNITKYHKCDFCLQIFKSFSALNDHLQYDTHRMQMH